The following proteins are co-located in the Komagataeibacter sp. FNDCF1 genome:
- a CDS encoding Crp/Fnr family transcriptional regulator: MSDMPSCQFESRPRRIVIGSGGVQGDFCTSCTVRPKSVCSVIEPGDISRLAEVAVEAIVPPGRGFIEEGAPATDFFNVTSGTVKLFKALPDGRRQITGFAAPGHFLGLAVSDNYAFGAEAVDTVRVCRFSRDKMSELLDDFPKLERRLLEEASNELVAAQNQMLLLGRKTARERVASFLLDQMHASLPAGQDGNGGRLHLPMTRGDIADYLGLTIETVSRTLSWMRAQGMIEVGKGYAITILSVAKLEVLAAGNG, translated from the coding sequence ATGTCGGATATGCCTTCGTGTCAGTTTGAATCGAGGCCACGGCGTATTGTAATCGGGTCCGGTGGCGTACAGGGGGATTTCTGCACCAGCTGCACCGTGCGCCCCAAAAGCGTATGCAGCGTGATCGAACCGGGCGATATTTCACGTCTGGCCGAAGTCGCGGTGGAAGCCATCGTGCCGCCGGGCCGCGGCTTCATAGAAGAAGGCGCGCCCGCCACCGATTTCTTCAATGTCACGTCAGGCACCGTAAAACTGTTCAAGGCCCTGCCCGACGGGCGGCGGCAGATTACCGGGTTTGCGGCGCCCGGCCATTTCCTCGGCCTGGCGGTGTCGGACAATTACGCCTTCGGGGCGGAAGCGGTCGATACCGTGCGCGTGTGCCGCTTCTCGCGCGACAAGATGAGCGAACTGCTTGACGATTTTCCCAAGCTGGAACGCCGCCTGCTTGAAGAGGCATCCAACGAACTGGTCGCTGCCCAGAACCAGATGCTGCTGCTGGGCCGCAAGACCGCGCGTGAACGTGTGGCCAGCTTCCTGCTGGACCAGATGCACGCCAGCCTGCCGGCAGGGCAGGATGGCAATGGTGGCCGGCTGCACCTGCCCATGACACGGGGCGATATTGCCGATTACCTTGGCCTGACGATCGAGACCGTCAGCCGCACGCTCAGCTGGATGCGTGCCCAAGGTATGATCGAGGTCGGCAAGGGCTACGCCATTACCATCCTGTCGGTCGCCAAGCTGGAAGTGCTGGCCGCCGGAAACGGCTAG